Part of the Limanda limanda chromosome 23, fLimLim1.1, whole genome shotgun sequence genome is shown below.
GGCAACAGAACAGCCTGGATGTTGGGCAGCACGCCGCCCTGAGCGATGGTCACTCCGCCCAGGAGTTTGTTGAGCTCCTCGTCGTTGCGGACGGCCAGCTGCAGGTGGCGGGGGATGATACGGCTCTTCTTGTTGTCGCGGGCGGCGTTTCCAGCCAGCTCCAGGATCTCAGCGGTCAGGTACTCCAGCACAGCCGCCAGGTAGACGGGGGCGCCGGCACCAACGCGATGTGCGTAGTTGCCTTTACGCAGCAGCCTGTGAACACGACCGACGGGGAACTGGAGCCCAGCGCGGGAAGAGCGAGTCTTTGCCTTCGCTCTGGCCTTTCCCCAGCGCGGGAAGAGCGAGTCTTTGCCTTCGCTCTGGCCTTTCCGCCGGTTTTGCCTCTGCCTGACATGATGgatgttgtttgtttccttaAGCACGCTAGGAGAAACTGCGGCGAGCTTATCGAGCCCTCCTTTATATATCCGCAGATCGAGCGGGACGGTTCATGCTAGACCAACCTGAATAGAAGCCTCCAGCAAAGCAGCGGAGGACGGCCTGCACTTCTGTCCAATAAGCATAGAGTACTCAGGCGGTGGGTTGTTTCATTGGGCGACGCTGAGCTCCAGGAGGGGCCTCTCACCAATCAGGACCCGGGGATCTGGAGGAGCGTCACTATTTCACGGCTAGCTCCGCAGCTTAAAAGCCGGCTGTCTCGCCAACACTAGACTCTTTTCCCGAATCAGAGACAAGCTACAAAATGGCAAGAACCAAGCAGAccgctcgtaaatccaccggaggcaaagcc
Proteins encoded:
- the LOC132996515 gene encoding histone H2A isoform X2; the protein is MSGRGKGGKVKAKAKTRSSRAGLQFPVGRVHRLLRKGNYAHRVGAGAPVYLAAVLEYLTAEILELAGNAARDNKKSRIIPRHLQLAVRNDEELNKLLGGVTIAQGGVLPNIQAVLLPKKTEKAPKSK
- the LOC132996515 gene encoding histone H2A isoform X1; protein product: MSGRGKTGGKARARAKAKTRSSRAGLQFPVGRVHRLLRKGNYAHRVGAGAPVYLAAVLEYLTAEILELAGNAARDNKKSRIIPRHLQLAVRNDEELNKLLGGVTIAQGGVLPNIQAVLLPKKTEKAPKSK